A section of the Synechococcus sp. MU1617 genome encodes:
- a CDS encoding phycobilisome polypeptide gives MNLQNTDFKTLVQTAQVQGLSINKDLPQPTRSILERADQAQRQLTTDELATICQVSGMDESLPGSLIHRSDQLVNQAREHLLKTQPHLVQPGGALHPQERAEACWRDCWNFLRVITYAVACNHSCFTNPSGMAALRELYKRMSVPIEGMNIALFQLKALALEEVSRSNDRQLIQDCFQHLQDELNKSAVKS, from the coding sequence TTGAATCTTCAAAACACCGACTTCAAGACCCTGGTGCAGACCGCACAGGTTCAAGGACTGAGCATCAACAAAGATTTGCCGCAACCAACGCGCAGCATTCTTGAGCGTGCTGATCAAGCCCAACGGCAGCTCACGACCGATGAGCTGGCCACGATCTGCCAGGTCTCCGGCATGGATGAATCGCTCCCCGGCAGCCTGATCCATCGGTCGGATCAACTGGTGAACCAAGCTCGGGAACATCTGCTTAAAACCCAGCCGCATCTGGTTCAACCAGGCGGGGCTCTTCACCCGCAGGAGCGGGCAGAGGCCTGCTGGCGCGACTGCTGGAACTTTCTACGCGTGATCACCTACGCGGTGGCCTGCAACCACAGCTGCTTTACAAACCCGAGTGGTATGGCCGCCCTGCGGGAGCTGTACAAGCGAATGAGCGTGCCCATCGAGGGGATGAACATCGCCCTCTTCCAGCTCAAAGCTCTTGCCCTGGAGGAGGTCTCGCGATCGAACGACCGGCAGCTAATCCAAGACTGCTTCCAGCACCTGCAGGACGAACTCAACAAATCTGCAGTTAAGAGCTGA